In one Zobellia galactanivorans genomic region, the following are encoded:
- a CDS encoding winged helix-turn-helix transcriptional regulator, with protein MDRKELFEKKPKIKINGKISSCPTSAAMELIGGKWKSVILIHLADDKKRYNELRKEIEGITERTLSLQLKQLEADGLVTRKVFSKKPPLKVVYALTEFGQSLVPILHGIRDWGLYAAETKGEFLLED; from the coding sequence ATGGATAGAAAAGAGTTATTTGAAAAAAAACCGAAGATTAAGATCAACGGAAAGATTTCTTCCTGTCCGACCAGTGCGGCAATGGAGTTGATCGGTGGAAAATGGAAGAGTGTTATACTGATCCATTTGGCGGACGACAAGAAGCGCTATAATGAATTACGAAAGGAAATAGAGGGAATTACGGAACGTACCCTAAGTCTGCAGTTAAAGCAGTTGGAAGCCGATGGTTTGGTGACGCGGAAGGTCTTCTCGAAGAAGCCACCGTTAAAAGTAGTATATGCCTTGACCGAATTCGGACAAAGTTTGGTGCCCATTCTCCACGGGATACGTGATTGGGGACTTTACGCCGCGGAAACCAAGGGCGAGTTCTTATTGGAAGATTAG